The proteins below come from a single uncultured Carboxylicivirga sp. genomic window:
- a CDS encoding ABC transporter permease, whose product MILVYKFFKESFLFAINALRSNVLRTFLTLSGVTIGIFSIISVFTLIDTLEKSVRESVESLGNNVIYIQKWPWAPPEGESEYPWWRYMNRRVPGLDDYEQVRKRSQLAEAVAFVMATSRRLTFENNSYDKVAVMGVTHSFENIWSFEIGEGRYFSQQESNKGINVTVIGADIAAELFQGAAPLGREVKMMGRKLTVVGVIQKQGTDMLGNSLDKNILIPVNYAKGLFNFRSESVQPFIMVKALPGYSSDDISDELAGIMRSVRRLKPQAENDFALNRISLVQKGLDDLFRVIDIAGWFIGGFSILVGGFGIANIMFVSVKERTRIIGIQKALGAKRRFILLQFLIESTALSLIGGLMGLFIIFVGTIIINVSSDATIVLSITNILKGLAISATIGILSGYIPAWKASKMDPVEAINSL is encoded by the coding sequence ATGATTCTTGTTTATAAATTTTTTAAAGAGAGCTTTCTTTTTGCAATCAATGCTTTGCGATCTAATGTATTGCGAACCTTTCTTACATTGTCGGGTGTTACCATTGGAATCTTCTCCATTATTTCGGTATTTACTTTAATTGATACACTTGAAAAATCGGTGCGAGAAAGTGTAGAGTCATTAGGTAACAATGTTATTTATATTCAAAAATGGCCTTGGGCACCACCCGAAGGCGAATCAGAATATCCGTGGTGGCGTTATATGAATAGACGGGTTCCGGGTTTGGATGACTATGAGCAGGTGAGAAAAAGATCGCAATTGGCCGAAGCTGTTGCGTTTGTTATGGCTACATCGCGTCGTTTAACTTTTGAGAATAATTCGTATGATAAAGTGGCTGTAATGGGTGTAACTCATAGTTTTGAAAATATCTGGAGTTTTGAGATAGGTGAGGGGAGGTATTTCTCGCAACAAGAATCGAACAAAGGAATAAACGTTACGGTAATTGGTGCTGATATTGCAGCGGAGCTATTTCAGGGAGCTGCTCCCTTGGGAAGAGAAGTAAAAATGATGGGGCGAAAATTAACCGTAGTTGGAGTTATCCAAAAACAAGGGACAGATATGTTGGGTAATAGCCTGGATAAAAATATTTTGATACCGGTTAATTATGCCAAGGGACTGTTTAATTTTAGGAGCGAATCGGTACAGCCATTTATTATGGTTAAGGCATTACCTGGTTATTCTTCGGATGATATTAGTGATGAGCTGGCAGGAATTATGCGATCGGTGAGAAGACTAAAACCACAGGCCGAGAATGATTTTGCTTTAAATCGAATTAGTTTGGTTCAAAAGGGCCTCGACGATCTTTTTAGAGTAATTGATATTGCAGGCTGGTTTATTGGTGGATTTTCTATTTTGGTTGGAGGTTTTGGAATTGCCAATATTATGTTTGTTTCGGTAAAAGAACGTACCCGAATTATCGGAATTCAAAAAGCATTGGGAGCTAAACGTCGTTTTATCCTATTGCAATTCTTAATTGAAAGTACAGCGTTGTCGCTCATCGGTGGTTTAATGGGTTTATTTATCATTTTCGTTGGAACAATAATTATCAACGTTTCGTCTGATGCTACCATTGTTTTAAGTATAACTAATATTCTTAAAGGATTGGCAATTTCAGCAACCATTGGAATTTTATCAGGTTATATTCCTGCATGGAAGGCTTCAAAAATGGATCCGGTTGAGGCTATTAATTCGTTGTAA
- a CDS encoding WG repeat-containing protein: MLIRKIYILLLLTLITPSIFAQNNVDSILSVYDRHWQIKDGLYRVMLDNKMGVINDKGDVIVPCEFNQVWNIDSDGYFRVMKNGKAGVFHQSGKVIIPAEYDQIWSFTSDWAKVMQNGKLGFFNRDGLAIVPCIYQQIWSFEDGRARVLKDGKVGYINERGLEVIPPAYQQIWSFDNGKARVLKDGKVGYIDEQGNEIIAPVYSHIWAFEDGKAKALLDGQMVWINEQGQILDIPIEQTDAKEYTSQQSTTAEKDKHIIIEDDHGNETRVRIPGGNVVIKENGRNTYVEIASGSTRKNRYSNNNRFNGHFTGVELGFANYVNADGTTELPANASYLDLNNAQSYTIGLNFLQWSIGLQRRGNIGLVTGLGVEHTRYRLSGPYILSKDANGNTWYTKSDRNIKSNRFTTTYINAPLLLEVQIPTNHYSPIYLSGGAIGGFRLNSFSRVKYNDNDGPAKEKKNSDFNIRDWRYGVMVRIGYRAINLYGTYYLSSMFDDNKGPEIYPVSVGLSIPISGWDLSR, encoded by the coding sequence ATGCTTATTCGAAAAATCTATATTCTTCTCTTATTAACACTTATTACTCCAAGCATATTTGCTCAAAACAATGTTGATAGTATCTTATCAGTTTATGATAGGCATTGGCAAATTAAAGATGGACTTTACCGGGTAATGCTCGATAATAAGATGGGTGTAATAAATGATAAAGGTGATGTAATTGTACCTTGTGAATTTAACCAGGTTTGGAACATCGATTCCGATGGATATTTCAGGGTGATGAAGAATGGTAAAGCCGGAGTATTTCACCAAAGTGGAAAAGTTATTATTCCGGCCGAATACGATCAGATCTGGTCATTTACTAGCGATTGGGCAAAAGTTATGCAAAATGGAAAACTAGGTTTTTTCAATCGTGATGGACTAGCCATTGTTCCATGTATCTACCAACAAATATGGTCGTTCGAAGATGGAAGAGCACGCGTTTTAAAGGACGGAAAAGTTGGATATATAAATGAACGAGGTTTGGAAGTCATTCCTCCGGCATATCAACAAATTTGGTCGTTTGATAATGGAAAAGCACGTGTTTTGAAAGATGGTAAAGTGGGATATATCGACGAACAAGGAAACGAGATAATTGCTCCGGTTTATTCACACATATGGGCCTTTGAAGATGGTAAAGCAAAAGCATTACTCGATGGTCAGATGGTTTGGATTAACGAACAAGGTCAAATACTTGATATTCCTATTGAGCAAACAGATGCTAAAGAATACACATCACAACAAAGTACCACTGCTGAAAAAGACAAACACATTATTATCGAAGATGATCATGGAAACGAAACTCGTGTTCGTATTCCAGGAGGCAATGTAGTTATTAAAGAAAACGGTCGGAATACTTATGTTGAAATAGCATCGGGTTCAACACGAAAAAACAGATACAGTAATAATAACCGATTTAATGGCCATTTTACCGGAGTTGAGTTAGGTTTTGCTAATTATGTCAATGCTGATGGTACAACTGAGCTTCCGGCTAATGCAAGTTATCTTGATTTAAACAATGCACAGAGTTACACCATAGGGTTGAATTTTCTTCAATGGAGCATTGGACTACAACGTCGCGGTAATATTGGATTAGTAACCGGTTTGGGAGTAGAACATACACGTTATCGCTTATCGGGTCCTTACATTTTATCGAAAGATGCCAATGGAAATACCTGGTATACCAAAAGTGATCGAAATATTAAAAGCAATCGGTTTACAACAACCTATATTAATGCTCCATTATTACTAGAAGTGCAGATTCCGACCAACCATTACAGCCCCATTTATTTATCGGGAGGAGCCATTGGTGGTTTTCGACTCAATTCATTTTCAAGAGTAAAATACAACGATAATGATGGGCCGGCAAAAGAAAAAAAGAACAGCGACTTCAATATTCGCGACTGGCGATATGGAGTAATGGTTCGGATAGGTTATCGTGCCATCAACCTGTACGGAACTTATTATTTATCCAGCATGTTTGATGACAATAAAGGTCCGGAAATATACCCGGTTTCTGTAGGATTATCAATTCCAATCAGCGGATGGGATTTAAGTCGATAG
- a CDS encoding porin family protein yields MNRLLISSIFLFCGLILKAQDKSVTKIVTISDNGQKTEVVVPGINIEVDDFNDTITKITFGRKRIDFIEDHNKTRVRMVRLPIEKFKGHWAGIDIGFNGYMNSDFSTSLPSDASFMDLNQGKSVTFSINFLQYNIGLQRNKNNLGLVMGSGITWYNYRTDTPYYFVKNSETNITEGVPIPDQYDITKNKITSTFINFPLLLEWQLPASNDAHRFFISAGPYAGFRLWGRSKMVYYDGGSRNKEKNKQDINVNPFQYGVMVRMGYRFIKLYGSYNFSTFYSSNKGPELYPYTVGLTLLSF; encoded by the coding sequence ATGAATCGATTATTAATATCTTCAATATTTTTGTTTTGTGGTCTGATATTAAAAGCACAAGATAAGTCAGTTACTAAAATTGTTACCATTTCGGATAACGGACAAAAAACAGAGGTTGTCGTACCTGGTATTAATATTGAAGTGGATGATTTTAACGACACCATTACCAAAATAACGTTTGGGCGTAAAAGAATTGATTTTATTGAGGATCATAATAAAACCCGTGTTAGAATGGTACGTCTTCCTATAGAAAAATTCAAAGGACACTGGGCTGGTATAGACATAGGTTTTAATGGTTATATGAACTCCGATTTCTCTACCAGTTTACCATCTGATGCTAGTTTTATGGATTTAAACCAAGGCAAATCTGTTACCTTCAGCATTAACTTTTTGCAATACAATATTGGACTGCAACGCAACAAAAACAACCTTGGCCTTGTGATGGGCTCGGGAATTACATGGTATAATTACCGTACCGATACTCCTTATTATTTTGTAAAAAATTCAGAGACTAATATTACCGAAGGTGTACCTATTCCTGACCAATACGATATAACGAAAAACAAAATTACATCTACCTTTATTAACTTCCCATTATTGCTCGAGTGGCAATTACCCGCTTCGAACGATGCTCATCGTTTTTTCATATCGGCTGGACCATACGCTGGCTTTCGCCTTTGGGGACGATCGAAAATGGTATATTACGATGGTGGATCGCGTAACAAAGAAAAGAACAAACAAGATATCAATGTAAATCCATTTCAATACGGCGTGATGGTTCGCATGGGTTATCGCTTTATTAAGCTTTATGGATCTTATAATTTTTCTACCTTTTATTCATCGAACAAAGGACCGGAACTATATCCATACACAGTTGGCCTAACTTTATTAAGTTTTTAA
- a CDS encoding flavodoxin family protein, translated as MLVAIFTGSPRKNGNTYAMSRLLAKQLEDDEIAVEIFDLYDHEIEHCIDCRACNRDYLMCMQTDGMKKLYSKLEEADVLVFSTPVYWFGPSGKTKLMIDRFKPYFVNKKLYGKKAALLLPSATDTDEISATVEQFKRLFKALGVEFISSISVEAYEAGDVLKNEKLHDLIIDLKDRILERHSNVLEN; from the coding sequence ATGTTAGTAGCAATTTTTACAGGGAGCCCCAGGAAAAATGGAAATACATATGCAATGTCCAGATTGTTAGCAAAGCAATTGGAGGATGATGAGATTGCTGTGGAGATATTTGATTTGTATGACCATGAGATTGAACATTGCATCGATTGCCGTGCTTGCAATCGCGATTATCTGATGTGTATGCAAACAGATGGGATGAAGAAATTATATTCAAAACTTGAGGAAGCTGATGTTTTGGTATTTAGTACTCCAGTATATTGGTTTGGACCTTCGGGAAAAACGAAATTGATGATTGATAGGTTTAAACCTTATTTCGTTAATAAAAAGCTATACGGTAAAAAAGCCGCACTTTTATTACCCTCAGCAACCGATACCGATGAAATTAGCGCAACTGTTGAACAGTTTAAACGCTTATTTAAAGCGTTAGGAGTTGAATTTATTTCTTCAATATCTGTTGAAGCATACGAAGCCGGTGATGTTCTCAAAAATGAAAAGCTTCATGATTTAATCATCGATCTGAAAGATCGAATTTTGGAACGTCATTCAAATGTTTTGGAAAACTAG
- a CDS encoding acyl-CoA dehydrogenase family protein, translating to MFQASAVKEKIESTFDVLLNDLKTKMKIVYHQRTSVDDLASKRGMPPYVMREIMSANPFSAIIPKEYGGLGGDVKESIALMSAASYESLALSLTFGINMALFLQPVIKAGQEESKADVLKRFVTKSNMGGLMITEPDFGSDALSMKTHYAEGGSGYHLKGMKHWAGLTGWADYWLLTARKDTGGGKLARDIDFFICDVTQPDQHIVVEEYFENLGLYQIPYGRNRINVEIPKIQKLVPERSGVQMMLDLLHRSRMSFPGMAMGFIQRMLDEAIKHCQQRFVGGKSLLQYDQVQQRLAELQSHFTICSAMCVNSSKKAGLKNDLSGIGIEANSVKSIATDMMQSASQTLLQLVGAKGYKLNHIAGRSTVDSRPFQIFEGSNDMLYSQISEGVLKLMRKSKLHNLFEFFKGFDLTQKASEMTKDLINFKVDLNMPQRKMVELGQVIGRIVSIDQVLDLSNKGFDNELTDNAIKYLRQEIVGLLSTFKYNNSVQVIEDYKSNSNWLTFA from the coding sequence ATGTTTCAAGCATCAGCAGTAAAAGAAAAGATTGAAAGTACATTTGATGTGCTTTTAAATGATTTAAAAACTAAGATGAAAATCGTGTATCATCAACGAACTTCAGTTGATGATTTAGCTTCAAAAAGGGGCATGCCGCCTTACGTTATGCGCGAAATAATGTCGGCCAATCCATTTTCGGCAATTATTCCTAAGGAATATGGAGGCTTAGGAGGAGATGTAAAAGAAAGCATTGCTTTGATGAGTGCAGCTTCGTACGAATCGCTTGCTTTGTCATTAACGTTTGGAATTAACATGGCTTTGTTCTTGCAACCTGTTATAAAAGCTGGTCAGGAAGAAAGTAAAGCAGATGTATTGAAGCGTTTTGTTACAAAAAGTAATATGGGTGGTTTGATGATTACAGAGCCTGACTTTGGGAGTGATGCTCTAAGTATGAAAACACATTATGCCGAAGGTGGATCGGGTTATCATTTAAAGGGAATGAAACATTGGGCAGGGTTAACTGGTTGGGCTGATTACTGGCTGTTAACAGCTCGAAAAGATACAGGAGGTGGAAAACTAGCTCGCGATATTGACTTTTTTATTTGTGATGTAACGCAGCCTGATCAACATATTGTTGTAGAAGAATACTTTGAGAATCTGGGACTTTATCAAATTCCTTATGGACGAAATCGAATTAATGTTGAAATTCCTAAAATACAAAAGCTTGTGCCTGAGCGTTCGGGAGTTCAGATGATGCTCGATTTATTACATCGAAGCCGTATGTCGTTTCCGGGGATGGCGATGGGTTTTATTCAACGTATGCTAGATGAGGCTATTAAACATTGCCAGCAACGGTTTGTGGGAGGTAAAAGTTTGCTTCAATACGATCAGGTTCAGCAACGCCTTGCTGAATTGCAATCGCATTTTACTATTTGTTCGGCAATGTGTGTAAACAGTAGTAAAAAGGCTGGTTTGAAAAATGATCTTTCAGGTATTGGAATTGAAGCTAACAGTGTAAAGAGCATTGCTACAGATATGATGCAATCGGCATCGCAGACTTTGCTTCAATTAGTTGGTGCGAAGGGATATAAACTTAATCATATTGCAGGTAGGTCGACCGTTGATAGCAGGCCTTTTCAAATTTTTGAAGGTTCGAACGATATGTTGTATTCTCAAATATCAGAGGGAGTACTTAAGCTTATGCGAAAATCGAAATTACACAATTTGTTTGAATTTTTTAAAGGCTTTGATCTAACTCAAAAAGCTAGTGAGATGACAAAGGATCTGATCAATTTTAAAGTTGATTTAAATATGCCTCAACGTAAAATGGTAGAATTGGGACAGGTGATTGGACGAATTGTTAGCATAGATCAAGTACTGGATTTGAGTAATAAGGGTTTTGATAATGAATTAACCGATAATGCCATTAAATATCTTAGACAAGAGATTGTTGGTTTACTATCAACCTTTAAGTACAATAATTCGGTGCAGGTTATTGAAGATTATAAATCGAACAGCAATTGGTTAACATTTGCATAA
- a CDS encoding M56 family metallopeptidase — translation MILAITVPLISLPVDFNKQGYLQETATNIRQFKDYYEHLILLTDPGALADPMAIAPKTTQESSNQIVSKPTVISISGILISIYILGVLFFTFRLLFLFRELSKLIGKAEIQKDKDSNLVIIKDEIPPFSFLKWIFVNPAILKPEEYEQVLTHEKVHVQHKHSVDLLLAHIITIFQWFNPLTWRIQKSIKTCHEYIADRKVVEQGHGLFDYQSLLLSQLISIRSVELVNNFNLLSIKKRIAMMNKHKSGKWAQLKAIAIVPILLAAFFFFTDMTSRRENLNLEISRTKDVETITGSWIANEHHSGNVQFLEIKDNKLFTVTPVKNSSFTFHDYTLETNNNKLILTEEGIKKEIHYKLRNNTLKIDWGSNSQVEYIRKPTNDSYTLMKNQFEKINLPYATQLNPYKSEMILTSISLSGSKLFVDGKSCKFSELEDRIKQLRASVDPTTLKKMTVLLRIDKDVSMEYVDKVKISLRKTNTLKLAYEAIPINDKDQLDRALFNLLPPMDAKWIEKEELNSKGISLFEIGSQYSDFSEELIDFTKAHRKYVMLYEYNNQTSYNDYIQTIDLVYKTLNSRRKEAAFFNGEKYEDLTFDQQKEYRKKYPITLTMKNSDEN, via the coding sequence ATGATTTTAGCTATAACCGTTCCACTTATCTCCTTGCCTGTTGATTTTAATAAGCAAGGATATCTTCAGGAAACAGCCACTAATATTCGTCAGTTTAAAGATTATTACGAACATTTGATTTTGTTAACCGACCCTGGTGCCTTAGCTGATCCAATGGCTATAGCTCCTAAAACCACACAAGAGTCATCAAATCAAATAGTTTCGAAACCAACGGTTATTTCAATTTCAGGCATATTAATAAGCATATATATTTTAGGCGTACTGTTCTTTACCTTCAGGTTACTTTTTTTATTCCGAGAGCTGAGCAAGCTAATAGGCAAGGCCGAAATTCAAAAGGATAAAGACTCAAATCTGGTTATAATCAAAGATGAGATACCACCCTTTTCATTTTTAAAATGGATTTTTGTCAATCCTGCTATTTTAAAACCCGAAGAGTATGAACAAGTACTAACACATGAAAAAGTTCATGTGCAGCATAAACATTCAGTGGATTTATTGCTGGCGCATATCATTACCATTTTTCAATGGTTTAATCCACTAACATGGCGCATACAGAAATCGATTAAAACATGTCACGAGTATATTGCCGACCGAAAGGTTGTGGAACAAGGACATGGTTTATTTGATTATCAGTCTCTATTACTGAGTCAGTTAATCAGCATTCGCTCAGTAGAGCTGGTCAATAATTTTAATTTATTATCAATTAAAAAACGAATAGCCATGATGAATAAACATAAATCGGGCAAATGGGCTCAATTAAAAGCCATTGCCATAGTTCCTATTTTGTTAGCTGCTTTCTTCTTTTTTACAGATATGACAAGTAGGCGTGAGAATTTAAACTTAGAAATTAGTAGAACAAAAGATGTCGAGACAATAACAGGTAGTTGGATTGCAAATGAGCATCATTCTGGTAATGTTCAATTTCTGGAAATAAAGGATAACAAACTATTTACAGTAACACCGGTGAAAAACAGTTCCTTTACTTTTCATGATTATACTTTAGAAACGAATAATAACAAATTAATTCTGACGGAAGAAGGTATCAAAAAAGAAATACATTATAAGCTTCGTAACAATACTCTTAAAATTGATTGGGGAAGCAATAGCCAAGTTGAATACATTCGTAAACCTACTAATGATTCATACACACTTATGAAAAATCAATTTGAGAAGATAAACTTACCATACGCCACTCAGCTTAATCCATACAAAAGCGAGATGATATTAACTTCCATTTCATTGAGCGGAAGTAAATTATTTGTTGATGGCAAATCATGCAAATTCTCTGAATTGGAAGACCGAATCAAACAGTTACGAGCCTCTGTTGATCCAACCACTTTGAAAAAAATGACGGTATTATTGCGAATAGACAAAGATGTTAGCATGGAATATGTCGATAAAGTTAAAATATCACTTAGAAAAACCAATACATTGAAGCTTGCCTATGAGGCAATTCCGATAAACGATAAGGATCAACTCGATAGAGCCTTATTTAATTTACTTCCTCCGATGGATGCCAAGTGGATCGAAAAAGAAGAGCTTAACTCGAAAGGCATCAGCCTTTTTGAAATAGGCAGTCAATATTCTGATTTTTCGGAAGAGCTTATTGATTTTACCAAAGCACATCGCAAGTATGTAATGCTATATGAATATAATAATCAAACAAGCTATAACGATTATATTCAAACAATAGATTTAGTATACAAAACGCTTAACAGCAGAAGAAAAGAAGCTGCTTTTTTCAACGGTGAGAAATATGAAGATCTAACTTTTGATCAACAAAAAGAATATCGTAAAAAATATCCGATAACTCTAACAATGAAAAACTCAGATGAAAATTAA
- a CDS encoding BlaI/MecI/CopY family transcriptional regulator, whose translation MITLTKAEENIMQILWDLEKGFVKDIQAQFPDPKPPYNSVSTIVRVLVKKEIVGFTKFGGTYEYYPLISKEEYRSSQMGSLVNKYFNNSFKQVVNFFSENKNLKTEEVNEVIKMLEELKQKKNG comes from the coding sequence ATGATTACTTTAACAAAAGCTGAAGAAAATATAATGCAGATATTGTGGGATCTTGAGAAAGGTTTTGTAAAAGACATTCAAGCTCAATTTCCCGATCCTAAACCTCCATACAATAGTGTATCAACCATTGTTAGGGTTTTGGTAAAAAAGGAAATTGTTGGATTCACAAAATTCGGAGGAACTTACGAATATTATCCACTAATATCAAAAGAAGAATATCGAAGCAGTCAAATGGGAAGTTTAGTCAATAAGTACTTTAACAACTCATTTAAACAAGTAGTCAATTTCTTTTCAGAAAATAAAAATCTCAAAACCGAAGAAGTCAATGAAGTAATAAAAATGCTTGAAGAACTAAAACAAAAGAAAAATGGCTAG
- a CDS encoding DUF2007 domain-containing protein — protein sequence MSNPNNERLVIAFSGTPMDAQKIQQLFVSHHIEASILNGYTSSIAPHIVPEASVMIHQKDLEEAESLIKYLSLNN from the coding sequence ATGAGCAACCCAAACAATGAAAGATTAGTAATTGCTTTTTCCGGGACACCAATGGATGCTCAGAAAATTCAACAGTTATTTGTAAGTCATCATATCGAAGCCAGTATTTTAAATGGCTATACCAGTTCTATAGCTCCTCATATTGTTCCTGAGGCGAGTGTAATGATTCATCAAAAAGATTTGGAAGAAGCAGAGTCTTTAATCAAATACTTAAGTTTGAATAATTAG
- a CDS encoding DUF5723 family protein, with the protein MTAHFSKIMMLLLFVVKGVVSIAQQDLTLFLMHDLPHANFVNPAVTPRCQVIIGLPGLSTFHTNYSNTAFTIKEVFVSENDSLYLRPDDIIDKMNKKELLEAETHYTPLYVGVWIKESYWTFALTEKVYTYNIYNQNAAQLLWEGNYPTFTGSTASLDGVRANVNHYREYAVGWAKQTSDLLQIGIRGKLLFGKGNIYTPRTKGGLYTNDQTFAMDLNLDSKVYSSFPLDVTTDEDGYVTDIAVPDDVNWTRYMMNRKNIGLGFDFGLIYQWDEKTTMSASILDIGFINWKTDVNKFVSEGSFQYSGTNTDGEFSDPDYIENIGDSLQRVFVPQPTSAGYVSPLLPQLYVGATRTFTNHINGGAVFRNEFYRNRLHPSFTISANTFDYKVLNVSLSYSMINGDYMNLGMGFGAKLGVIHLHAVSDNILSFFDLSNTRGINLRMGISIIPGCGEEKERKKSSNGVQPLPCHYNPYTRERKK; encoded by the coding sequence ATGACGGCTCATTTTAGCAAAATAATGATGCTACTATTGTTTGTTGTTAAAGGAGTTGTTTCCATAGCTCAACAGGATTTAACTCTGTTTTTGATGCATGACTTGCCACATGCTAATTTTGTAAATCCTGCCGTAACACCTCGCTGCCAGGTGATTATTGGATTACCCGGATTATCAACCTTTCATACCAATTATTCAAATACAGCATTTACGATTAAAGAAGTGTTTGTGAGTGAGAATGATTCGCTGTATTTACGTCCTGATGATATTATTGATAAGATGAATAAGAAAGAATTGTTAGAGGCTGAGACTCATTATACACCTCTTTATGTGGGAGTTTGGATTAAGGAATCATACTGGACATTTGCCTTAACTGAAAAAGTATATACATACAATATTTATAATCAGAATGCTGCACAGCTTTTGTGGGAAGGTAATTACCCGACGTTTACTGGAAGCACTGCCTCTCTTGATGGGGTGCGAGCTAATGTAAATCATTACCGTGAATATGCTGTTGGTTGGGCAAAACAAACAAGCGATCTGCTTCAGATTGGGATTAGGGGAAAATTGCTGTTTGGTAAAGGAAATATCTATACTCCTCGAACAAAAGGTGGATTATATACGAATGATCAGACATTTGCCATGGATTTAAATTTGGATTCAAAGGTATATTCATCTTTTCCGTTGGATGTAACTACTGATGAAGATGGTTATGTAACCGATATAGCTGTTCCGGATGATGTCAATTGGACCCGGTATATGATGAATAGAAAAAATATTGGGCTTGGTTTTGATTTTGGGTTGATTTATCAATGGGATGAAAAAACAACTATGTCGGCAAGTATACTCGATATTGGTTTTATCAACTGGAAAACCGATGTGAATAAATTTGTTTCGGAGGGATCGTTTCAATACAGTGGAACTAATACAGATGGTGAATTTAGTGATCCTGATTACATTGAAAATATAGGTGATAGTTTGCAACGTGTTTTTGTCCCACAACCCACATCAGCTGGATATGTAAGTCCATTGTTGCCGCAATTGTATGTTGGTGCAACTCGTACTTTCACTAATCATATAAATGGAGGAGCCGTTTTTCGCAATGAATTTTATCGTAATCGCTTACATCCATCATTTACTATATCGGCAAATACATTTGATTATAAAGTGTTGAATGTGTCATTATCATATTCAATGATTAATGGTGATTACATGAATTTAGGAATGGGTTTTGGTGCAAAGTTAGGAGTAATTCATTTGCATGCAGTAAGCGATAATATCTTATCTTTTTTTGATTTAAGTAATACGCGGGGTATTAATTTGCGAATGGGGATTAGTATTATCCCCGGATGTGGTGAAGAAAAAGAGAGGAAGAAATCGAGTAATGGAGTGCAGCCTTTGCCTTGTCATTATAATCCTTATACACGAGAAAGAAAAAAATAG